The following proteins are encoded in a genomic region of Anas acuta chromosome 28, bAnaAcu1.1, whole genome shotgun sequence:
- the LOC137845564 gene encoding Fc receptor-like protein 4 isoform X4, whose amino-acid sequence MLPWSTLMEGAVAAQKSISTQGTSGLPSARGSHQALDPQSGMAGSRALLLLGWVLGHPRAGSLLSVLQNARQMLPGGAHPLLFLLSAQVLGLAATEMALLTTDPPWSTIFRGESVTLRCRGSQPSGQQPTTWYHNDKILARTATDTYRITNARQKQTGTYKCQSPGSVASNPITLIVSYDWLILQVPSHAVFEGELLCMQCRGWEPGSVTSVQYFRDGADITTRYASDKQLCIPRAETQQSGRYRCMGQMNSFLSVIKRESQELHVCIRELFSSPVLSVASSAETLEGSPLNLSCVTHLSPHSPRTILWYLFYRNGTVLQGPKTSSKYHVPMVGLADTGSYSCEVRAENSSIWKQSAQVPIAVRRVPISGVSLDAQPHEGQVMEGQRLVLSCSVAAGTGSISFSWHREGSAEVLGRGTRYEIPSAQRDDDGHYYCVASNGGVPAQSPRLQVTVVGVSSLFYCHIRAPLLLAALGSLLSGLLAVHVLTSKDPKGAKQ is encoded by the exons aaaagcatCTCCACGCAGGGGACATCAGGGTTGCCCTCTGCAAGGGGAAGTCACCAAGCTCTGGACCCCCAGTCTGGGATGGcggggagcagagccctgctcctcctgg GATGGGTTTTAGGACATCCAAGGGCAGGCTCACTGCTCTCTGTACTGCAGAATGCCCGGCAGATGCTTCCCGGTGGTGCTCAcccccttcttttcctcctttcagctCAAGTCCTCGGCCTTGCTG CCACGGAGATGGCTCTGCTAACCACGGACCCCCCCTGGAGCACGATATTTCGAGGAGAGAGCGTTACCCTGCGGTGCCGGGGCTCCCAGCCCTCGGGGCAGCAGCCCACAACCTGGTACCACAACGACAAGATCCTGGCGCGCACGGCCACGGACACGTACAGGATCACAAACGCCAGGCAGAAACAGACGGGCACGTACAAGTGCCAGAGCCCCGGCTCCGTGGCCAGCAACCCCATCACCTTGATCGTCTCCTACG ATTGGCTGATCCTCCAGGTCCCGTCTCACGCGGTGTTCGAGGGCGAGCTGCTGTGCATGCAGTGCCGGGGCTGGGAGCCGGGGAGCGTGACTTCGGTGCAGTATTTTAGGGACGGAGCAGACATCACCACCCGCTACGCCTCGGACAAGCAGCTCTGCATCCCCCGGGCTGAGACCCAGCAGAGCGGCAGGTATCGCTGCATGGGCCAGATGAACTCCTTCTTGTCGGTAATAAAAAGGGAATCTCAAGAGTTACACGTTTGTATCAGAG aGCTCTTCTCCTCCCCAGTGCTGAGCGTGGCCAGCTCAGCGGAGACCCTTGAGGGGAGCCCCCTCAACCTGAGCTGTGTCACGCACCtcagcccccacagcccccgcaCCATCCTCTGGTACCTCTTCTACCGAAACGGCACGGTCCTTCAAGGCCCCAAAACCTCCTCCAAGTACCACGTGCCGATGGTGGGGCTGGCGGACACGGGCTCCTACTCCTGTGAGGTGCGGGCGGAGAACTCCAGCATTTGGAAGCAGAGCGCCCAGGTCCCCATTGCTGTCAGAA GAGTCCCCATCTCAGGGGTGTCCCTGGACGCGCAGCCCCACGAGGGGCAGGTGATGGAGGGGCAGcgcctggtgctgagctgctcgGTGGCTGCAGGCACGGgatccatctccttttcctgGCACCGAGAGGGCTCCGCAGAGGTTTTGGGAAGGGGCACCCGTTACGAGATCCCGTCAGCCCAGCGAGACGACGACGGGCACTATTACTGCGTGGCCTCCAACGGGGGTGTCCCAGCCCAGAGCCCGCGGCTGCAGGTCACGGTTGTGG GTGTCTCCTCGCTCTTCTACTGCCATATCAGAGCAccgctgctgctggcagccttgGGGTCCCTGCTGTCCGGGCTGCTTGCTGTCCACGTCCTCACGAGCAAAGACCCGAAAGGAGCGAAGCAGTGA
- the LOC137845564 gene encoding Fc receptor-like protein 4 isoform X5 encodes MMGGTQKSISTQGTSGLPSARGSHQALDPQSGMAGSRALLLLGWVLGHPRAGSLLSVLQNARQMLPGGAHPLLFLLSAQVLGLAATEMALLTTDPPWSTIFRGESVTLRCRGSQPSGQQPTTWYHNDKILARTATDTYRITNARQKQTGTYKCQSPGSVASNPITLIVSYDWLILQVPSHAVFEGELLCMQCRGWEPGSVTSVQYFRDGADITTRYASDKQLCIPRAETQQSGRYRCMGQMNSFLSVIKRESQELHVCIRELFSSPVLSVASSAETLEGSPLNLSCVTHLSPHSPRTILWYLFYRNGTVLQGPKTSSKYHVPMVGLADTGSYSCEVRAENSSIWKQSAQVPIAVRRVPISGVSLDAQPHEGQVMEGQRLVLSCSVAAGTGSISFSWHREGSAEVLGRGTRYEIPSAQRDDDGHYYCVASNGGVPAQSPRLQVTVVGVSSLFYCHIRAPLLLAALGSLLSGLLAVHVLTSKDPKGAKQ; translated from the exons aaaagcatCTCCACGCAGGGGACATCAGGGTTGCCCTCTGCAAGGGGAAGTCACCAAGCTCTGGACCCCCAGTCTGGGATGGcggggagcagagccctgctcctcctgg GATGGGTTTTAGGACATCCAAGGGCAGGCTCACTGCTCTCTGTACTGCAGAATGCCCGGCAGATGCTTCCCGGTGGTGCTCAcccccttcttttcctcctttcagctCAAGTCCTCGGCCTTGCTG CCACGGAGATGGCTCTGCTAACCACGGACCCCCCCTGGAGCACGATATTTCGAGGAGAGAGCGTTACCCTGCGGTGCCGGGGCTCCCAGCCCTCGGGGCAGCAGCCCACAACCTGGTACCACAACGACAAGATCCTGGCGCGCACGGCCACGGACACGTACAGGATCACAAACGCCAGGCAGAAACAGACGGGCACGTACAAGTGCCAGAGCCCCGGCTCCGTGGCCAGCAACCCCATCACCTTGATCGTCTCCTACG ATTGGCTGATCCTCCAGGTCCCGTCTCACGCGGTGTTCGAGGGCGAGCTGCTGTGCATGCAGTGCCGGGGCTGGGAGCCGGGGAGCGTGACTTCGGTGCAGTATTTTAGGGACGGAGCAGACATCACCACCCGCTACGCCTCGGACAAGCAGCTCTGCATCCCCCGGGCTGAGACCCAGCAGAGCGGCAGGTATCGCTGCATGGGCCAGATGAACTCCTTCTTGTCGGTAATAAAAAGGGAATCTCAAGAGTTACACGTTTGTATCAGAG aGCTCTTCTCCTCCCCAGTGCTGAGCGTGGCCAGCTCAGCGGAGACCCTTGAGGGGAGCCCCCTCAACCTGAGCTGTGTCACGCACCtcagcccccacagcccccgcaCCATCCTCTGGTACCTCTTCTACCGAAACGGCACGGTCCTTCAAGGCCCCAAAACCTCCTCCAAGTACCACGTGCCGATGGTGGGGCTGGCGGACACGGGCTCCTACTCCTGTGAGGTGCGGGCGGAGAACTCCAGCATTTGGAAGCAGAGCGCCCAGGTCCCCATTGCTGTCAGAA GAGTCCCCATCTCAGGGGTGTCCCTGGACGCGCAGCCCCACGAGGGGCAGGTGATGGAGGGGCAGcgcctggtgctgagctgctcgGTGGCTGCAGGCACGGgatccatctccttttcctgGCACCGAGAGGGCTCCGCAGAGGTTTTGGGAAGGGGCACCCGTTACGAGATCCCGTCAGCCCAGCGAGACGACGACGGGCACTATTACTGCGTGGCCTCCAACGGGGGTGTCCCAGCCCAGAGCCCGCGGCTGCAGGTCACGGTTGTGG GTGTCTCCTCGCTCTTCTACTGCCATATCAGAGCAccgctgctgctggcagccttgGGGTCCCTGCTGTCCGGGCTGCTTGCTGTCCACGTCCTCACGAGCAAAGACCCGAAAGGAGCGAAGCAGTGA
- the LOC137845564 gene encoding Fc receptor-like protein 4 isoform X3: MGRGLQRDEGKAASWGQHRAGEPRAGLKSISTQGTSGLPSARGSHQALDPQSGMAGSRALLLLGWVLGHPRAGSLLSVLQNARQMLPGGAHPLLFLLSAQVLGLAATEMALLTTDPPWSTIFRGESVTLRCRGSQPSGQQPTTWYHNDKILARTATDTYRITNARQKQTGTYKCQSPGSVASNPITLIVSYDWLILQVPSHAVFEGELLCMQCRGWEPGSVTSVQYFRDGADITTRYASDKQLCIPRAETQQSGRYRCMGQMNSFLSVIKRESQELHVCIRELFSSPVLSVASSAETLEGSPLNLSCVTHLSPHSPRTILWYLFYRNGTVLQGPKTSSKYHVPMVGLADTGSYSCEVRAENSSIWKQSAQVPIAVRRVPISGVSLDAQPHEGQVMEGQRLVLSCSVAAGTGSISFSWHREGSAEVLGRGTRYEIPSAQRDDDGHYYCVASNGGVPAQSPRLQVTVVGVSSLFYCHIRAPLLLAALGSLLSGLLAVHVLTSKDPKGAKQ; the protein is encoded by the exons aaaagcatCTCCACGCAGGGGACATCAGGGTTGCCCTCTGCAAGGGGAAGTCACCAAGCTCTGGACCCCCAGTCTGGGATGGcggggagcagagccctgctcctcctgg GATGGGTTTTAGGACATCCAAGGGCAGGCTCACTGCTCTCTGTACTGCAGAATGCCCGGCAGATGCTTCCCGGTGGTGCTCAcccccttcttttcctcctttcagctCAAGTCCTCGGCCTTGCTG CCACGGAGATGGCTCTGCTAACCACGGACCCCCCCTGGAGCACGATATTTCGAGGAGAGAGCGTTACCCTGCGGTGCCGGGGCTCCCAGCCCTCGGGGCAGCAGCCCACAACCTGGTACCACAACGACAAGATCCTGGCGCGCACGGCCACGGACACGTACAGGATCACAAACGCCAGGCAGAAACAGACGGGCACGTACAAGTGCCAGAGCCCCGGCTCCGTGGCCAGCAACCCCATCACCTTGATCGTCTCCTACG ATTGGCTGATCCTCCAGGTCCCGTCTCACGCGGTGTTCGAGGGCGAGCTGCTGTGCATGCAGTGCCGGGGCTGGGAGCCGGGGAGCGTGACTTCGGTGCAGTATTTTAGGGACGGAGCAGACATCACCACCCGCTACGCCTCGGACAAGCAGCTCTGCATCCCCCGGGCTGAGACCCAGCAGAGCGGCAGGTATCGCTGCATGGGCCAGATGAACTCCTTCTTGTCGGTAATAAAAAGGGAATCTCAAGAGTTACACGTTTGTATCAGAG aGCTCTTCTCCTCCCCAGTGCTGAGCGTGGCCAGCTCAGCGGAGACCCTTGAGGGGAGCCCCCTCAACCTGAGCTGTGTCACGCACCtcagcccccacagcccccgcaCCATCCTCTGGTACCTCTTCTACCGAAACGGCACGGTCCTTCAAGGCCCCAAAACCTCCTCCAAGTACCACGTGCCGATGGTGGGGCTGGCGGACACGGGCTCCTACTCCTGTGAGGTGCGGGCGGAGAACTCCAGCATTTGGAAGCAGAGCGCCCAGGTCCCCATTGCTGTCAGAA GAGTCCCCATCTCAGGGGTGTCCCTGGACGCGCAGCCCCACGAGGGGCAGGTGATGGAGGGGCAGcgcctggtgctgagctgctcgGTGGCTGCAGGCACGGgatccatctccttttcctgGCACCGAGAGGGCTCCGCAGAGGTTTTGGGAAGGGGCACCCGTTACGAGATCCCGTCAGCCCAGCGAGACGACGACGGGCACTATTACTGCGTGGCCTCCAACGGGGGTGTCCCAGCCCAGAGCCCGCGGCTGCAGGTCACGGTTGTGG GTGTCTCCTCGCTCTTCTACTGCCATATCAGAGCAccgctgctgctggcagccttgGGGTCCCTGCTGTCCGGGCTGCTTGCTGTCCACGTCCTCACGAGCAAAGACCCGAAAGGAGCGAAGCAGTGA
- the LOC137845564 gene encoding Fc receptor-like protein 4 isoform X9 translates to MLPWSTLMEGAVAAQKSISTQGTSGLPSARGSHQALDPQSGMAGSRALLLLAQVLGLAATEMALLTTDPPWSTIFRGESVTLRCRGSQPSGQQPTTWYHNDKILARTATDTYRITNARQKQTGTYKCQSPGSVASNPITLIVSYDWLILQVPSHAVFEGELLCMQCRGWEPGSVTSVQYFRDGADITTRYASDKQLCIPRAETQQSGRYRCMGQMNSFLSVIKRESQELHVCIRELFSSPVLSVASSAETLEGSPLNLSCVTHLSPHSPRTILWYLFYRNGTVLQGPKTSSKYHVPMVGLADTGSYSCEVRAENSSIWKQSAQVPIAVRRVPISGVSLDAQPHEGQVMEGQRLVLSCSVAAGTGSISFSWHREGSAEVLGRGTRYEIPSAQRDDDGHYYCVASNGGVPAQSPRLQVTVVGVSSLFYCHIRAPLLLAALGSLLSGLLAVHVLTSKDPKGAKQ, encoded by the exons aaaagcatCTCCACGCAGGGGACATCAGGGTTGCCCTCTGCAAGGGGAAGTCACCAAGCTCTGGACCCCCAGTCTGGGATGGcggggagcagagccctgctcctcctgg ctCAAGTCCTCGGCCTTGCTG CCACGGAGATGGCTCTGCTAACCACGGACCCCCCCTGGAGCACGATATTTCGAGGAGAGAGCGTTACCCTGCGGTGCCGGGGCTCCCAGCCCTCGGGGCAGCAGCCCACAACCTGGTACCACAACGACAAGATCCTGGCGCGCACGGCCACGGACACGTACAGGATCACAAACGCCAGGCAGAAACAGACGGGCACGTACAAGTGCCAGAGCCCCGGCTCCGTGGCCAGCAACCCCATCACCTTGATCGTCTCCTACG ATTGGCTGATCCTCCAGGTCCCGTCTCACGCGGTGTTCGAGGGCGAGCTGCTGTGCATGCAGTGCCGGGGCTGGGAGCCGGGGAGCGTGACTTCGGTGCAGTATTTTAGGGACGGAGCAGACATCACCACCCGCTACGCCTCGGACAAGCAGCTCTGCATCCCCCGGGCTGAGACCCAGCAGAGCGGCAGGTATCGCTGCATGGGCCAGATGAACTCCTTCTTGTCGGTAATAAAAAGGGAATCTCAAGAGTTACACGTTTGTATCAGAG aGCTCTTCTCCTCCCCAGTGCTGAGCGTGGCCAGCTCAGCGGAGACCCTTGAGGGGAGCCCCCTCAACCTGAGCTGTGTCACGCACCtcagcccccacagcccccgcaCCATCCTCTGGTACCTCTTCTACCGAAACGGCACGGTCCTTCAAGGCCCCAAAACCTCCTCCAAGTACCACGTGCCGATGGTGGGGCTGGCGGACACGGGCTCCTACTCCTGTGAGGTGCGGGCGGAGAACTCCAGCATTTGGAAGCAGAGCGCCCAGGTCCCCATTGCTGTCAGAA GAGTCCCCATCTCAGGGGTGTCCCTGGACGCGCAGCCCCACGAGGGGCAGGTGATGGAGGGGCAGcgcctggtgctgagctgctcgGTGGCTGCAGGCACGGgatccatctccttttcctgGCACCGAGAGGGCTCCGCAGAGGTTTTGGGAAGGGGCACCCGTTACGAGATCCCGTCAGCCCAGCGAGACGACGACGGGCACTATTACTGCGTGGCCTCCAACGGGGGTGTCCCAGCCCAGAGCCCGCGGCTGCAGGTCACGGTTGTGG GTGTCTCCTCGCTCTTCTACTGCCATATCAGAGCAccgctgctgctggcagccttgGGGTCCCTGCTGTCCGGGCTGCTTGCTGTCCACGTCCTCACGAGCAAAGACCCGAAAGGAGCGAAGCAGTGA
- the LOC137845564 gene encoding Fc receptor-like protein 4 isoform X8: MGRGLQRDEGKAASWGQHRAGEPRAGLKSISTQGTSGLPSARGSHQALDPQSGMAGSRALLLLAQVLGLAATEMALLTTDPPWSTIFRGESVTLRCRGSQPSGQQPTTWYHNDKILARTATDTYRITNARQKQTGTYKCQSPGSVASNPITLIVSYDWLILQVPSHAVFEGELLCMQCRGWEPGSVTSVQYFRDGADITTRYASDKQLCIPRAETQQSGRYRCMGQMNSFLSVIKRESQELHVCIRELFSSPVLSVASSAETLEGSPLNLSCVTHLSPHSPRTILWYLFYRNGTVLQGPKTSSKYHVPMVGLADTGSYSCEVRAENSSIWKQSAQVPIAVRRVPISGVSLDAQPHEGQVMEGQRLVLSCSVAAGTGSISFSWHREGSAEVLGRGTRYEIPSAQRDDDGHYYCVASNGGVPAQSPRLQVTVVGVSSLFYCHIRAPLLLAALGSLLSGLLAVHVLTSKDPKGAKQ; this comes from the exons aaaagcatCTCCACGCAGGGGACATCAGGGTTGCCCTCTGCAAGGGGAAGTCACCAAGCTCTGGACCCCCAGTCTGGGATGGcggggagcagagccctgctcctcctgg ctCAAGTCCTCGGCCTTGCTG CCACGGAGATGGCTCTGCTAACCACGGACCCCCCCTGGAGCACGATATTTCGAGGAGAGAGCGTTACCCTGCGGTGCCGGGGCTCCCAGCCCTCGGGGCAGCAGCCCACAACCTGGTACCACAACGACAAGATCCTGGCGCGCACGGCCACGGACACGTACAGGATCACAAACGCCAGGCAGAAACAGACGGGCACGTACAAGTGCCAGAGCCCCGGCTCCGTGGCCAGCAACCCCATCACCTTGATCGTCTCCTACG ATTGGCTGATCCTCCAGGTCCCGTCTCACGCGGTGTTCGAGGGCGAGCTGCTGTGCATGCAGTGCCGGGGCTGGGAGCCGGGGAGCGTGACTTCGGTGCAGTATTTTAGGGACGGAGCAGACATCACCACCCGCTACGCCTCGGACAAGCAGCTCTGCATCCCCCGGGCTGAGACCCAGCAGAGCGGCAGGTATCGCTGCATGGGCCAGATGAACTCCTTCTTGTCGGTAATAAAAAGGGAATCTCAAGAGTTACACGTTTGTATCAGAG aGCTCTTCTCCTCCCCAGTGCTGAGCGTGGCCAGCTCAGCGGAGACCCTTGAGGGGAGCCCCCTCAACCTGAGCTGTGTCACGCACCtcagcccccacagcccccgcaCCATCCTCTGGTACCTCTTCTACCGAAACGGCACGGTCCTTCAAGGCCCCAAAACCTCCTCCAAGTACCACGTGCCGATGGTGGGGCTGGCGGACACGGGCTCCTACTCCTGTGAGGTGCGGGCGGAGAACTCCAGCATTTGGAAGCAGAGCGCCCAGGTCCCCATTGCTGTCAGAA GAGTCCCCATCTCAGGGGTGTCCCTGGACGCGCAGCCCCACGAGGGGCAGGTGATGGAGGGGCAGcgcctggtgctgagctgctcgGTGGCTGCAGGCACGGgatccatctccttttcctgGCACCGAGAGGGCTCCGCAGAGGTTTTGGGAAGGGGCACCCGTTACGAGATCCCGTCAGCCCAGCGAGACGACGACGGGCACTATTACTGCGTGGCCTCCAACGGGGGTGTCCCAGCCCAGAGCCCGCGGCTGCAGGTCACGGTTGTGG GTGTCTCCTCGCTCTTCTACTGCCATATCAGAGCAccgctgctgctggcagccttgGGGTCCCTGCTGTCCGGGCTGCTTGCTGTCCACGTCCTCACGAGCAAAGACCCGAAAGGAGCGAAGCAGTGA
- the LOC137845564 gene encoding Fc receptor-like protein 4 isoform X10, which produces MAGSRALLLLGWVLGHPRAGSLLSVLQNARQMLPGGAHPLLFLLSAQVLGLAATEMALLTTDPPWSTIFRGESVTLRCRGSQPSGQQPTTWYHNDKILARTATDTYRITNARQKQTGTYKCQSPGSVASNPITLIVSYDWLILQVPSHAVFEGELLCMQCRGWEPGSVTSVQYFRDGADITTRYASDKQLCIPRAETQQSGRYRCMGQMNSFLSVIKRESQELHVCIRELFSSPVLSVASSAETLEGSPLNLSCVTHLSPHSPRTILWYLFYRNGTVLQGPKTSSKYHVPMVGLADTGSYSCEVRAENSSIWKQSAQVPIAVRRVPISGVSLDAQPHEGQVMEGQRLVLSCSVAAGTGSISFSWHREGSAEVLGRGTRYEIPSAQRDDDGHYYCVASNGGVPAQSPRLQVTVVGVSSLFYCHIRAPLLLAALGSLLSGLLAVHVLTSKDPKGAKQ; this is translated from the exons ATGGcggggagcagagccctgctcctcctgg GATGGGTTTTAGGACATCCAAGGGCAGGCTCACTGCTCTCTGTACTGCAGAATGCCCGGCAGATGCTTCCCGGTGGTGCTCAcccccttcttttcctcctttcagctCAAGTCCTCGGCCTTGCTG CCACGGAGATGGCTCTGCTAACCACGGACCCCCCCTGGAGCACGATATTTCGAGGAGAGAGCGTTACCCTGCGGTGCCGGGGCTCCCAGCCCTCGGGGCAGCAGCCCACAACCTGGTACCACAACGACAAGATCCTGGCGCGCACGGCCACGGACACGTACAGGATCACAAACGCCAGGCAGAAACAGACGGGCACGTACAAGTGCCAGAGCCCCGGCTCCGTGGCCAGCAACCCCATCACCTTGATCGTCTCCTACG ATTGGCTGATCCTCCAGGTCCCGTCTCACGCGGTGTTCGAGGGCGAGCTGCTGTGCATGCAGTGCCGGGGCTGGGAGCCGGGGAGCGTGACTTCGGTGCAGTATTTTAGGGACGGAGCAGACATCACCACCCGCTACGCCTCGGACAAGCAGCTCTGCATCCCCCGGGCTGAGACCCAGCAGAGCGGCAGGTATCGCTGCATGGGCCAGATGAACTCCTTCTTGTCGGTAATAAAAAGGGAATCTCAAGAGTTACACGTTTGTATCAGAG aGCTCTTCTCCTCCCCAGTGCTGAGCGTGGCCAGCTCAGCGGAGACCCTTGAGGGGAGCCCCCTCAACCTGAGCTGTGTCACGCACCtcagcccccacagcccccgcaCCATCCTCTGGTACCTCTTCTACCGAAACGGCACGGTCCTTCAAGGCCCCAAAACCTCCTCCAAGTACCACGTGCCGATGGTGGGGCTGGCGGACACGGGCTCCTACTCCTGTGAGGTGCGGGCGGAGAACTCCAGCATTTGGAAGCAGAGCGCCCAGGTCCCCATTGCTGTCAGAA GAGTCCCCATCTCAGGGGTGTCCCTGGACGCGCAGCCCCACGAGGGGCAGGTGATGGAGGGGCAGcgcctggtgctgagctgctcgGTGGCTGCAGGCACGGgatccatctccttttcctgGCACCGAGAGGGCTCCGCAGAGGTTTTGGGAAGGGGCACCCGTTACGAGATCCCGTCAGCCCAGCGAGACGACGACGGGCACTATTACTGCGTGGCCTCCAACGGGGGTGTCCCAGCCCAGAGCCCGCGGCTGCAGGTCACGGTTGTGG GTGTCTCCTCGCTCTTCTACTGCCATATCAGAGCAccgctgctgctggcagccttgGGGTCCCTGCTGTCCGGGCTGCTTGCTGTCCACGTCCTCACGAGCAAAGACCCGAAAGGAGCGAAGCAGTGA
- the LOC137845564 gene encoding Fc receptor-like protein 4 isoform X13: MAGSRALLLLAQVLGLAATEMALLTTDPPWSTIFRGESVTLRCRGSQPSGQQPTTWYHNDKILARTATDTYRITNARQKQTGTYKCQSPGSVASNPITLIVSYDWLILQVPSHAVFEGELLCMQCRGWEPGSVTSVQYFRDGADITTRYASDKQLCIPRAETQQSGRYRCMGQMNSFLSVIKRESQELHVCIRELFSSPVLSVASSAETLEGSPLNLSCVTHLSPHSPRTILWYLFYRNGTVLQGPKTSSKYHVPMVGLADTGSYSCEVRAENSSIWKQSAQVPIAVRRVPISGVSLDAQPHEGQVMEGQRLVLSCSVAAGTGSISFSWHREGSAEVLGRGTRYEIPSAQRDDDGHYYCVASNGGVPAQSPRLQVTVVGVSSLFYCHIRAPLLLAALGSLLSGLLAVHVLTSKDPKGAKQ, translated from the exons ATGGcggggagcagagccctgctcctcctgg ctCAAGTCCTCGGCCTTGCTG CCACGGAGATGGCTCTGCTAACCACGGACCCCCCCTGGAGCACGATATTTCGAGGAGAGAGCGTTACCCTGCGGTGCCGGGGCTCCCAGCCCTCGGGGCAGCAGCCCACAACCTGGTACCACAACGACAAGATCCTGGCGCGCACGGCCACGGACACGTACAGGATCACAAACGCCAGGCAGAAACAGACGGGCACGTACAAGTGCCAGAGCCCCGGCTCCGTGGCCAGCAACCCCATCACCTTGATCGTCTCCTACG ATTGGCTGATCCTCCAGGTCCCGTCTCACGCGGTGTTCGAGGGCGAGCTGCTGTGCATGCAGTGCCGGGGCTGGGAGCCGGGGAGCGTGACTTCGGTGCAGTATTTTAGGGACGGAGCAGACATCACCACCCGCTACGCCTCGGACAAGCAGCTCTGCATCCCCCGGGCTGAGACCCAGCAGAGCGGCAGGTATCGCTGCATGGGCCAGATGAACTCCTTCTTGTCGGTAATAAAAAGGGAATCTCAAGAGTTACACGTTTGTATCAGAG aGCTCTTCTCCTCCCCAGTGCTGAGCGTGGCCAGCTCAGCGGAGACCCTTGAGGGGAGCCCCCTCAACCTGAGCTGTGTCACGCACCtcagcccccacagcccccgcaCCATCCTCTGGTACCTCTTCTACCGAAACGGCACGGTCCTTCAAGGCCCCAAAACCTCCTCCAAGTACCACGTGCCGATGGTGGGGCTGGCGGACACGGGCTCCTACTCCTGTGAGGTGCGGGCGGAGAACTCCAGCATTTGGAAGCAGAGCGCCCAGGTCCCCATTGCTGTCAGAA GAGTCCCCATCTCAGGGGTGTCCCTGGACGCGCAGCCCCACGAGGGGCAGGTGATGGAGGGGCAGcgcctggtgctgagctgctcgGTGGCTGCAGGCACGGgatccatctccttttcctgGCACCGAGAGGGCTCCGCAGAGGTTTTGGGAAGGGGCACCCGTTACGAGATCCCGTCAGCCCAGCGAGACGACGACGGGCACTATTACTGCGTGGCCTCCAACGGGGGTGTCCCAGCCCAGAGCCCGCGGCTGCAGGTCACGGTTGTGG GTGTCTCCTCGCTCTTCTACTGCCATATCAGAGCAccgctgctgctggcagccttgGGGTCCCTGCTGTCCGGGCTGCTTGCTGTCCACGTCCTCACGAGCAAAGACCCGAAAGGAGCGAAGCAGTGA